The Pseudomonas sp. SCA2728.1_7 DNA segment TTCCAGCGGCTCGATTTCACTGATGTCCAGCGGCGTGTCGAGGGTCTTGACCTTGAACAGGTCGCGGATCATCGACACCGGACGGTTGTCCACCAGCGAGGTGTATTCCTTGAACTTGGCGTAGTCGCCCTGCTGCACGGCGGCTTGCAGGGTGTTGACCACGTCCGGGTTATAGGCGTGATATTCGCCACCGTGGACGAACTTCAGCAGACCGCCCTGCTGGATCGGCTTGCGCGGACTCCAGGCTTCGGTGGCCAGTGCTTTCTGCTCGGCTTCGATGTCGACGAAACGCGCACCCTTGATGCGGCTCGGCACGCCACGGAAGCTCAGATCGCAGACTTCTTCGGACAGGCCGATCGCTTCGAACAATTGTGCTCCGCGGTAGGAAGCGATGGTCGAAATGCCCATCTTCGACAGGATCTTCAGCAGACCTTTGGTGATGCCTTTGCGGTAGTTCTTGAACACCTCATAGAGGTCGCCCAGCACTTCACCGGTACGGATCAGGTCGCCCAGCACTTCGTAGGCCAGGAACGGATACACCGCCGAGGCGCCGAAACCGATCAGCACCGCAAAGTGATGCGGGTCACGGGCGGTCGCGGTTTCAACGAGGATGTTGGAATCGCAACGCAGGCCTTTTTCGGTCAGGCGATGGTGTACGGCACCGGTCGCCAGCGAAGCGTGGATCGGCAGCTTGCCCGGGGCGATATGACGGTCGCTCAGGACGATCTGGGTACGCCCGCCGCGCACGGCTTCTTCAGCCTGATCGGCGACATTGCGGATCGCCGCTTCGAGGCCGACGCTTTCGTCGTAGTTGAGGTCGATGATCGCCCGTTCGAAACCCGGACGGTCGAGGTTCATCAGCGAGCGCCACTTGGCCGGCGAGATCACCGGCGAGCTGAGGATCACGCGCGAGGCGTGTTCCGGCGACTCCTGGAAAATGTTGCGCTCGGCACCGAGGCAGATTTCCAGCGACATCACGATCGCTTCACGCAGCGGGTCGATCGGCGGGTTGGTGACCTGCGCGAACTGCTGACGGAAATAGTCGTACGGCGTACGCACGCGCTGCGACAGCACAGCCATCGGTGTGTCGTCGCCCATCGAACCAACGGCTTCGTAGCCTTGCTCGCCGAGTGGGCGCAGGACCTGATCGCGCTCTTCGAACGTGACCTGATACATCTTCATGTATTGCTTGAGCTGATCGACGTCGTAAAACGCCGAACCGTGGTCGTTGTCTTCCATGGTCGCCTGAATGCGCAGGGCATTCTTGCGCAGCCATTGCTTGTATGGATGACGGGATTTCAGACGGTTGTCGATCGCATCGGTGTCGAGGATCTGCCCGGTTTCGGTGTCCACGGCGAAGATCTGGCCAGGGCCGACACGGCCTTTGGCAATCACGTCTTCAGGCTTGTAGTCCCACACACCGATTTCCGAGGCGAGGGTGATGAAACCGTTGGTGGTGGTGACCCAGCGCGCCGGGCGCAGACCGTTACGGTCGAGCAGGCACACCGCGTAACGACCGTCGGTCATCACCACGCCGGCCGGGCCGTCCCACGGCTCCATGTGCATCGAGTTGTACTCGTAGAACGCACGCAGATCCGGGTCCATGGTTTCAACGTTCTGCCACGCCGGCGGAATGATCATCCGCACGCCACGGAACAGGTCGATGCCACCGGTGACCATCAGTTCGAGCATGTTGTCCATGCTCGAGGAGTCGGAGCCAACACGGTTGACCAGCGGGCCGAGTTCTTCCAGATCCATCAGATCATTGGTGAACTTGGTCCGACGAGCCTGTGCCCAGTTGCGGTTACCGGTGATGGTGTTGATCTCGCCGTTGTGGGCGAGGAAGCGGAATGGCTGGGCCAGCGGCCATTTCGGCAGGGTGTTGGTGGAGAAGCGCTGGTGGAACACGCAGATCGCGGTTTGCAGGCGCTCGTCGCTCAGGTCTGGATAAAATGCGGCCAGGTCGGCCGGCATCATCAGGCCTTTATAGATGATGGTCTTGTGCGAAAAGCTGCAGATGTAGTGGTCGGAATCGACTGCGTTGGCCACCGACGAACGGCGACGCGCACTGAACAGCTTCACGGCCATGTCCTGATCACTCAGGCCTTCGCCGCCGATGTACACCTGCTCGATCTGCGGCAGGCGCTCAAGGGCGAGGCGGCCGAGGACGCTGGTGTCGATTGGCACTTTGCGCCAGCCGATCAGTTGCAGGCCTTCAGCGAGGATCTCGCGGTTCATGTTCTCGCGAGCGGCTTCGGCCTTGGCCGGATCCTGGTTGAAGAAGACCATGCCCACTGCATATTGCTTGGGCAGCTCGACGCTGAAGGTTTCCTGGGCAATGGCTCGCAGGAACGCGTCAGGTTTTTGAATCAGCAGACCGCAACCGTCACCGGTCTTGCCGTCGGCATTAATCCCACCGCGGTGGGTCATGCAGGTCAGGGCCTCGATGGCCGTTTGCAAAAGGGTATGACTGGGCTCGCCCTGCATGTGGGCTATCAGGCCGAAACCGCAGTTATCCTTGAATTCATCTGGTTGGTACAGACCTGCTTTCATAGACACTTTCTCACCAGGCTGCCTCTTTTCGAGGCAAATTTCTTTTCAATTCAACCACTTGCATCCCGCGCCGAACGTACGCCAGCTTAGCAGGGGCAAAAGGGTGGTCATTGTACACAGCGACACAGAGGCTCACAAATTTGACGACGAAATGTCGCAAATTCATGTCGCATTTGTGAAAGGTTTAAAGCGATCTGCTGTGCTAGTCAAAACTTTTTTAATTTTGACCGCAACGACTCAAAGACTACTGTGACGCAGACACCACAAGGCACGCGACCTGGAAGGAAGCGCGCACTCGTAGAAATTTTGAGGTGCTTGGAGAGGCGGCCTGGGTAAGGCCGCCGAATCTTCAGCGAGTTGTTGCCAGTTCCTGTTGGACGCTGGCGACAGTGCGAGGCCAAGGTTTACCAGCCTGAACCTTCGCTGGCAAGGCCTTGATGGCAGAAACGGCTGCATCACGATTGGCGAAGTTGCCGTAGGTGATCACGTAAAGCGGTTTGCCGTTGAGAACTTTCTTGAAATAACGGTACTCGCCGCCCTGCTCTTTGACGAAGTTTTGCGCAGCGGCTTCGGAGCTGGTGCCGAGGATCTGCACCACATAGTTGCCGGTCGGCTGGCCGGCGTACCAGCTGCCACCAGCAGCCTTGGCGACGGTCACCGGCTTCTCGGCCGGTTTGGCAGCCGCGGCTGGCTTGGCTGGCGCTGGAGCTGGTTTGGCGACTGGCGCGGCCGGAGCAGGCTTGGCGGTGGCAACTTGCGTCGGCGCCGGCGTCGGCTTGGCCGCTGGCAACGGAACCGGTGTCGGCGCAGGGCCGGCCGGAACGCCCGCAGGCGGTGCGGAGGTAGTAACGGTCGGCGGGGTGTCGCTGGAACCTTCCAGCGGTACGCCATCGTCGCCTTCGGTAATGCCACCGGCCGCTTCGGCCAACGGACCGCGCATTACCGGTTGCGAGTTGCCGACCAGCGGCAGCGGCATCGGCTGTGTATTACCGGCGAACTCGACGTTCGGTGCGCCGCCATTGGCTGCGCCCTGGCCCAATGGCAACTGTGCCTGTTCATTGGCCGGTGCACCGGTGGTCGGCGCCTTGTTGCGACCCGGCATCAGCCAGGCGGCAGCGACCGCGACCACAACGACGGCGGAAATCGCCAATACGTGTTTCTTCGGCATGTTGAACCCCATACTTGGACGCTTGACCGCTGAGCGGCTGGCAATCATGACTTCGATCAGAGCATCGCGAGCGACCTGGTTGATGTTGCCCGGCCAACCCTCGGCACTTTCGTGAATATCAGAGATCTGATCCGCGCTGAAAAGTTCGACACCCCGGCCAGCACCTTCGAGCCGTTGGTCGAGATACTCGCGGGTTTCTTCTTCGGTGTACGGCTGCAATTCAATGACGTGGAAACGCTCTTCCTCAAGGTGCAAAGCCTCGAGCTGAGCAATCAGCGACGATTCACCGAACAGGAACACGTGCGGGCGACCTTCCGGTGCGCCGGCACCCAGTGCCATCAGCGCTTCGAGGGCGGATTCATCGAGCTGCTCGGCGTCATCCACCAACAGATAGA contains these protein-coding regions:
- the gltB gene encoding glutamate synthase large subunit, whose translation is MKAGLYQPDEFKDNCGFGLIAHMQGEPSHTLLQTAIEALTCMTHRGGINADGKTGDGCGLLIQKPDAFLRAIAQETFSVELPKQYAVGMVFFNQDPAKAEAARENMNREILAEGLQLIGWRKVPIDTSVLGRLALERLPQIEQVYIGGEGLSDQDMAVKLFSARRRSSVANAVDSDHYICSFSHKTIIYKGLMMPADLAAFYPDLSDERLQTAICVFHQRFSTNTLPKWPLAQPFRFLAHNGEINTITGNRNWAQARRTKFTNDLMDLEELGPLVNRVGSDSSSMDNMLELMVTGGIDLFRGVRMIIPPAWQNVETMDPDLRAFYEYNSMHMEPWDGPAGVVMTDGRYAVCLLDRNGLRPARWVTTTNGFITLASEIGVWDYKPEDVIAKGRVGPGQIFAVDTETGQILDTDAIDNRLKSRHPYKQWLRKNALRIQATMEDNDHGSAFYDVDQLKQYMKMYQVTFEERDQVLRPLGEQGYEAVGSMGDDTPMAVLSQRVRTPYDYFRQQFAQVTNPPIDPLREAIVMSLEICLGAERNIFQESPEHASRVILSSPVISPAKWRSLMNLDRPGFERAIIDLNYDESVGLEAAIRNVADQAEEAVRGGRTQIVLSDRHIAPGKLPIHASLATGAVHHRLTEKGLRCDSNILVETATARDPHHFAVLIGFGASAVYPFLAYEVLGDLIRTGEVLGDLYEVFKNYRKGITKGLLKILSKMGISTIASYRGAQLFEAIGLSEEVCDLSFRGVPSRIKGARFVDIEAEQKALATEAWSPRKPIQQGGLLKFVHGGEYHAYNPDVVNTLQAAVQQGDYAKFKEYTSLVDNRPVSMIRDLFKVKTLDTPLDISEIEPLESVLKRFDSAGISLGALSPEAHEALAEAMNRLGARSNSGEGGEDPARYGTIKSSKIKQVATGRFGVTPEYLVNAEVLQIKVAQGAKPGEGGQLPGGKVNGLIAKLRYAVPGVTLISPPPHHDIYSIEDLSQLIFDLKQVNPKALVSVKLVAEAGVGTIAAGVAKAYADLITISGYDGGTGASPLTSIKYAGAPWELGLAETHQTLRGNDLRGKVRVQTDGGLKTGLDVIKAAILGAESFGFGTAPMIALGCKYLRICHLNNCATGVATQNEKLRKDHYIGTVDMVVNFFTYVAEETREWLAKLGVRSLEELIGRTDLLEILEGQTAKQNHLDLTPLLGSDHIPADKPQFCGVERNPPFDQGLLAEKMVEMASSAINDMSGAEFDLDICNCDRSIGARISGEIARKHGNQGMAKAPITFRFKGTAGQSFGVWNAGGLNMYLEGDANDYVGKGMTGGKLTIVPPKGSVYKTQESAIIGNTCLYGATGGKLFAAGTAGERFAVRNSGAHTVVEGTGDHCCEYMTGGFVCVLGKTGYNFGSGMTGGFAYVLDQDNTFVDRVNHELVEIQRISGEAMEAYRSHLQNVLNEYVAETDSEWGRELAENLDDYLRRFWLVKPKAANLKSLLSSTRANPQ
- a CDS encoding AAA family ATPase — translated: MTSLHADEAFLGHFQLSHDPFAPRVPGFKFFPAQRKPVLGQLHHLARYSQLLLVVTGPQGSGKTLLRQALVASTNKQSVQSVVVSARGAGDAAGVLRQVAQALNVAQAEVGAILDQVVQLALTGQEVYLLVDDAEQLDESALEALMALGAGAPEGRPHVFLFGESSLIAQLEALHLEEERFHVIELQPYTEEETREYLDQRLEGAGRGVELFSADQISDIHESAEGWPGNINQVARDALIEVMIASRSAVKRPSMGFNMPKKHVLAISAVVVVAVAAAWLMPGRNKAPTTGAPANEQAQLPLGQGAANGGAPNVEFAGNTQPMPLPLVGNSQPVMRGPLAEAAGGITEGDDGVPLEGSSDTPPTVTTSAPPAGVPAGPAPTPVPLPAAKPTPAPTQVATAKPAPAAPVAKPAPAPAKPAAAAKPAEKPVTVAKAAGGSWYAGQPTGNYVVQILGTSSEAAAQNFVKEQGGEYRYFKKVLNGKPLYVITYGNFANRDAAVSAIKALPAKVQAGKPWPRTVASVQQELATTR